A stretch of DNA from Arthrobacter globiformis:
CTCACCGGTGGCGGTGCGGCCGGTGGCCTAGCGCCGCTGGTCTGGGGTCGAACGACGCCGGAACTCACCGCTGCTGGTGAGTCCCGGCGTCGTGCTTCTCCCGGCATAAGGCCGGTCCGCGAGGCGTGCAGGGATTCCTGATCGTTAGTGCACGAATCGTTCGGGTAACATTGATGGTGGCAGTAGTCTCGAAATGGAGTGGATACCGTGGCAAAAGAGAACGGCGCGCAGCGGTTCATGCGGGCAACCGGCAAGCTCAGGGCGATTTTTGGCCCCGCCAACAGGAGTTCGCTGGTCCACGACATGACCGAGGAGAACCGCAAACTGCTCGCCCAGCGTGAGGCCGAGACGCAGCAGTGGGAAACAGTCCGGCGCCCGGACGGCAGCACGTACGTTGTTCCCCGCAACCCCGATGACAAGTCCCTGCGCTAGCAGCCGCTGGGTCGTTTCGCCGGTCGAACCACTGCAGGCCGGGTTCTTTTTCCGGGTCCCGGCGTAAAATAAGGGCACTGGCAACCCGAAGGGCAGACGCTCTGACGCCTTCAAGCAGGGAAGGGGGTGGGACTTGTGGCACATGTGCTCAGTGGCTTTATGAACCTGACGGACAGGCTCCGGTTCGTATTCGGCCCTGCCGCCGTCGGCGATTCAGCTGCGCCGGTGGTTCACCTGCATGACGAGTATGAGCATGCTTCCGAAGATGATTTGGCCCAGTTCGAAGTCGAGACCGACTCGGAGGGGCACCACTATGCTGTCCGCAGGAGCGACCTGGAAAAGTGACAAGCCCTTATTTAAGCCCAAAGAAGCCCGGTGCGTTAACGCACCGGGCTTCTTTCTGCACTCGCTATGTCAGCGGTGGCTCTGACTGCGCTGGGGCAGGCGGCCTAGCGGCCGGTGCCGCCGTAGACGGTGGCAACAGCTTCGCTGTCCAGGTCGAATGCCTTGTGGATGGCGCGGACAGCGTCATCGAGCAGGTCAGCGTGGGTCACAACGGAAATGCGGATTTCCGAAGTGGAGATCATGTTGATGTTGATGCCTGCGGCGGACAGGGCCTTGAAGAACGTGGCCGAAACGCCCGGGTGGGAGCGCATGCCGGCGCCGATCAGCGACAGCTTGCCGATCTGCTCGTTGTACTCGATGCTTTCGAAACCGATCTCGGCCTGCGCAGCACGGAGGGCGGCAAGGGCATCGGCGCCCTCGACGATGGGCAGGGTGAAGGAGATGTCGGTCCTGCCGGTGCCGTGCGTGGAGACGTTCTGGACGATCATGTCAATGTTCGAGTGCGCGTCCGCGATGACCTGGAAGATCGCGGCAGCTTTGCCGGGGATGTCCGGAACACCGACGACGGTGACCTTTGCTTCCGAGCGGTCATGTGCAACACCGGAGATGATTGGCTGCTCCAAGGCAACTCCCTCTTGAGTCGTGATCTTGTCATCGGCGCCGGGCAGGACCCAGGTGCCTTCGTTCTGGCTGAATGAGGAACGGACGTGCAGCGGCACGCCGAACCGCCGGGCATATTCGACGCACCGGAGGTGGAGGATCTTGGCCCCGGAGGCGGCCAGTTCGAGCATCTCCTCGCTGGAGATGCGTTCGATTTTCTGTGCTGACGGAACGACGCGCGGGTCCGCGGTGTAGATGCCGTCAACATCGGTGTAGATCTCGCAGACGTCTGCCTCGAGGGCGGCGGCGAGGGCCACCGCCGTGGTGTCCGAACCGCCGCGGCCGAGGGTGGTGATCTCGTTGGTGGAGCGGCTCATGCCCTGGAAGCCGGCGACGATGGCAATGTGCCCCTTGTCCAGGGCGGTGCGGATACGGTGCGGGTCGACGTCGATGATCCGGGCTTTGCCGTGGATTCCGTCCGTGATCATGCCGGCCTGGGAACCCGTAAAGGATTGCGCGGACGCACCGAACTTGTTGATGGCCATGGCCAGCAGGGCCATGGAGATGCGCTCACCGGCGGAGAGGAGCATGTCCATCTCGCGGGCCGGGGCTGAATCGGTGACCTGGGCGGCAAGGTCAAGGAGCTCGTCGGTGGTGTCACCCATGGCGGAGACGACGACGACGACTTCGTTGCCGGCCTTCTGGGCGTCGACCACGCGCCGGGCCACGCGCTTGATGCCGTCAGCGTCAGCCACCGAGGAGCCGCCGAACTTCTGCACAATGAGCTGCGTGGTGACAGCAGCATCTGCGGGCAGCTCCTGCGGCTGCGGTTCGGTTTTCACATCGGTACTGGGCATACTCATGCGTGCACCCTCACTGGATCAAATTGGAGTTCTGGAGGCCAGGCGGCCTTACGGCACGGCGGCATGTTGGTTTCAACAGTTTATCGCCGCCGTCCGCCCGCCGTGGAATTGTGACCCTTACAGTCAGCTGAGGGCATTCCGGCGGCCCTCGAAGGCCCTGCCCAGAGTGACTTCGTCCGCGTACTCAAGGTCGCCGCCCACGGGCAGCCCGGACGCGAGACGCGTGACCGCAATCCCGATGGACTGCAGCATGCGCGCCAAATAGGTGGCGGTGGCCTCGCCCTCAAGGTTCGGGTCGGTGGCGATGATGATCTCCTGGACAGCGCCGTCACTGAGCCGGTTGAGCAGTTCGCGGATCCGGAGCTGCTCCGGGCCGACACCGGCGATCGGGTTGATGGCGCCTCCGAGCACGTGGTAGCGGCCCCGGAATGAGCGGGTGCGCTCCACGGCCAGCACGTCCTTGGACTCCTCCACGACGCAGATGACGGAGGGATCACGCCTCGGATCCCGGCAAATGTTGCACAGTTCCTGCTCGGTCACGTTGCCGCAGGCGGCGCAGAACTTGACCCGCTCCTTGACGGTGGTGATGGCCTCCACCAGCCGCTTCATGTCCTGGGGGTCTGCCTCCAGGATGTGGAACGCCAGGCGCTGCGCGGACTTCGGTCCCACACCGGGAAGGCGTCCGAGCTCGTCGATCAGCTCCTGAACTGCACCCTCGTACACTTTTTCCTCGATTGCTTGGTTGAAAGATGGCCGGTGCCACCAGACGGGGCACCGGGACGTCGCGGGGCGGCCTGCCCGGCCCCTGGATCCTCGCCTCGGGCGGGAGCCGCTTCAGGGCCGGGTGCCGCTGCCTAGAACCGGGGCATCAGAGGGCTGCCGTCCAGTGACCGTTCTTCGATGAGCTTTCCGCCCAGAATACGCTCGACGGCGGCACGGCCAAAGACGCCCGACTCCTCAATGGTTTCGTCATCGGCGCTGGGGATGTCCTGCACGTACGGTGCCGGTTCCTCGATGCTCCGCGCGGGCGCCTTGGCCCGGCCAGCCTCGGCCTCCGGGCTGTTGCTGAGCCTCTGGTAGAGGCTCAGCTTGCCTCTGGCGGGAGTCTCGGGTGAAGGCGCCGGTGCGGCGGTACGGGCAGCCGCAACTGAGGGCCCGGCCTGGACTGACGGTCCTGCCTGGACTGACGGTCCTGCCTGGACTGCTGGGCCTGCCTGGACTGCTGGGCCGGGACCGGATGCGAACACGGGAACCCGGACCGGGGCGGCATCGGCGGCTGCAGTCACGGAGGGTGGGCGGACCCCCTGGGTGGTGGGTGCACCGTAGTCGTGGCTGGCAGCTGCCGGGGCGGATGCCATGGCGTAAGCACGCTCGAGCTCCGGGGCGCCGCGCTCGGCGGTTTCCGGTCCGCTCTCAGCAGGGGCGTTCCAATTCGGGGCGCCTTCACCCGGGGCGCTCCAACCCGGCACAGGTCCACCCGGCGCGGAGGACGGCTGGCCTTCAGTGGCCGGACCGTCAGGGTGCGGCGGCTGGGCGGCGGCCGGCGGGTACACCGGTGCGGCCGCCCCGGTTGACTCCTCGTCGCGCCCATTGTCAGCTGCGCCGGGGTATTTGCCCACGTTGCTTTCTGAGCCGAGAGCCCACACACCAGGTGTCTGCTCGACAGCACGGGACCACGGATCAGCCGAGGTGTCTGGAGCAGGCTGGCGCTGCGCCTGTGCCGGAGCAGCAGTTTTTGCAGGGGTCTGCGCAGCCGACGGTGCGGACCCGACAGATGCGGTTACCTTCGGTGCCTGTATCTCGGGCGCCTGTATCTTCGGTGCCTGTATCTCGGGCGCCGTTATCTCCGGTGCAGGCGCTGGGCTGCCCTGCCACTGGCGCGACGGCTCCCAGTCCATGGGAGGCTCTTCTTCCAGCGGAGGTGCGTCCTCGTCGAGCGGAGGGCCCCAATCGTCATCCGGATAGGAATAGTCGCCGGCTTGCTGCGGTCCACGGGCCTGCCCCTGTGCCGCAGGGGATTGGGGGACAGGGGCCTGTGAAGCCGCCGGCTCCGTGGCCGCCCGCTGTGAGACGGGTTGCCGGGACGGCACGGACGGTGCATCGCCGGACGCTCCAGCAGCGCCGCTGGCGCCGGCAGGCGCGGCAGGGGCAGCGGGTGCTGTAGTGGTTGATGCGCCAGCAGCGCTTCCGACGCCGGCGGGGGCTGCGGTGTCCGACCGGGACGCCGTGATGGTTGGTCCGGACCCTAGCGACGCGGAAACCGCTGGGGCCTCCGGCGAAGAAGGAGGGACATGCCCGGCGGCGGGCGCGTTGGACGAATCCGGCGACGCCCGAGCCGTGCCTGTTGCCGCAGGGCGGGCGGCGGGCTCCGGCTGTCCGGGGCCACCAGCGGGTGCCAGGCCCCAGTCTGCGTCGGTGGTGGTAGCCGGAATGTCCCGGCTAGTAGGCGCTTTTGGGTTTGGCTCAGAGCTCGCTGAGCTGCCGGCGCCTGCCACGGCGGTGATCTGGCAGTCGATGCCGATGGTTTTGTGGATGGCCTGGCGCAGATTCTCGGAGTGGTCTGCCCTGCCGAAGGCTCCGGCCAGCCCGGAGGTGGTGAAGATGAGCGTCAGGACCTGGCCGTCGAACTGGCCGACCTGGGCATTGGGCTCCACGAGCGCCCATGTGCTCCGCTTGATTCGTGCCAGGGTCTGCAGGACCTCGGGCCAGGCGCGGCGGAGTACCTCCACGTCGGCGTGCCCACCAGCCGGGGCTGCACCGGCAGAGACTGTGCTCGAAGGGGCTGCGTTCGAAGGGGCTTGGGCACTGGACTGCCGAGCGGGGGCCGAAGGGGCCGCCTGTGCCGCCACCGGCTCGGGGCCTTGGGCCTGTTGGCGCTGGGCCGGTTCAGGCCGCGGGGCAGCCTCCGGTGCCTGCGAGGCCGCGGGGCGCTGTGGCACGGACTCCCGGCCCTGGCCGTCGTGTGAGTCCGGGGCCGGGCGGCGGTCGCGTGCGGCGGCGTCATCCATGGGCCAGTCACCAGTGGTGATCCGCGGTGCTGCCAGGGCTTCCCGTCCGGGTGCGTCCTGTGCCGCTGGTGCGGCCTGGATGCTGGGCGGGCCCACCTGCTGCCCGCTTTGCCCCGGAGCCTGGGCCGGAGCCGGAGCGGACGGCGCGGAAGTGGACGCCGGAGCTGCCTCTGCCGCAGCAGGCGCAGGGGAATGAGCCGCAGCAGGGGAAACAGCGGGAGCAGGCGCGGCTGGAGCAGGCGCGCCTGCGGCCGGCGCAACCGCGGCGGGAACACCGGCGTCGGAACCTCCATAGTTCAGGCGCCGCTCCACGCGGTCGATCCTGGCGGCGATGCCGCGTTCGGTCTGCTCGGAACTGGGCAGCAGGATGCGGGCGCAGAGCAGTTCCAGGTGCAGCCGCGGCGACGTGGCACCCGTCATCTCCGTCAGCGCGGTGTTCGTGACATCGGCCGCGCGGGAGAGCTCGGCTGCGCCGAGATTGTGTGCCTGGCTCTGCATCCGGGCGATCTGGTCGGCCGGCATTCCGCGGAGGATGGCCTGCGCGCTTTCCGGCATGGCCTGCACGATGATGAGGTCGCGGAAGCGCTCCAGGAGATCCTCCACGAAGCGGCGGGGATCGTGC
This window harbors:
- a CDS encoding aspartate kinase; translated protein: MSMPSTDVKTEPQPQELPADAAVTTQLIVQKFGGSSVADADGIKRVARRVVDAQKAGNEVVVVVSAMGDTTDELLDLAAQVTDSAPAREMDMLLSAGERISMALLAMAINKFGASAQSFTGSQAGMITDGIHGKARIIDVDPHRIRTALDKGHIAIVAGFQGMSRSTNEITTLGRGGSDTTAVALAAALEADVCEIYTDVDGIYTADPRVVPSAQKIERISSEEMLELAASGAKILHLRCVEYARRFGVPLHVRSSFSQNEGTWVLPGADDKITTQEGVALEQPIISGVAHDRSEAKVTVVGVPDIPGKAAAIFQVIADAHSNIDMIVQNVSTHGTGRTDISFTLPIVEGADALAALRAAQAEIGFESIEYNEQIGKLSLIGAGMRSHPGVSATFFKALSAAGININMISTSEIRISVVTHADLLDDAVRAIHKAFDLDSEAVATVYGGTGR
- the recR gene encoding recombination mediator RecR, translating into MYEGAVQELIDELGRLPGVGPKSAQRLAFHILEADPQDMKRLVEAITTVKERVKFCAACGNVTEQELCNICRDPRRDPSVICVVEESKDVLAVERTRSFRGRYHVLGGAINPIAGVGPEQLRIRELLNRLSDGAVQEIIIATDPNLEGEATATYLARMLQSIGIAVTRLASGLPVGGDLEYADEVTLGRAFEGRRNALS
- a CDS encoding DNA polymerase III subunit gamma and tau, encoding MTVTTALYRRYRPDSFADVIGQEHVTEPLMTALRKNRVNHAYLFSGPRGCGKTTSARILARCLNCAKGPTDTPCGVCPSCVELARGGAGSLDVIEIDAASHGGVDDARDLRERATYAPVRDRYKIFIIDEAHMVTSAGFNALLKIVEEPPEHIKFIFATTEPDKVIGTIRSRTHHYPFRLVPPEPLMAYLEQLCQQENVPVAPGVLSLVIRAGAGSVRDSLSVLDQLMAGAGPNGLDYELAVALLGYTHASLLDDVVEAIAASDAATVFRAVDRVIQTGHDPRRFVEDLLERFRDLIIVQAMPESAQAILRGMPADQIARMQSQAHNLGAAELSRAADVTNTALTEMTGATSPRLHLELLCARILLPSSEQTERGIAARIDRVERRLNYGGSDAGVPAAVAPAAGAPAPAAPAPAVSPAAAHSPAPAAAEAAPASTSAPSAPAPAQAPGQSGQQVGPPSIQAAPAAQDAPGREALAAPRITTGDWPMDDAAARDRRPAPDSHDGQGRESVPQRPAASQAPEAAPRPEPAQRQQAQGPEPVAAQAAPSAPARQSSAQAPSNAAPSSTVSAGAAPAGGHADVEVLRRAWPEVLQTLARIKRSTWALVEPNAQVGQFDGQVLTLIFTTSGLAGAFGRADHSENLRQAIHKTIGIDCQITAVAGAGSSASSEPNPKAPTSRDIPATTTDADWGLAPAGGPGQPEPAARPAATGTARASPDSSNAPAAGHVPPSSPEAPAVSASLGSGPTITASRSDTAAPAGVGSAAGASTTTAPAAPAAPAGASGAAGASGDAPSVPSRQPVSQRAATEPAASQAPVPQSPAAQGQARGPQQAGDYSYPDDDWGPPLDEDAPPLEEEPPMDWEPSRQWQGSPAPAPEITAPEIQAPKIQAPEIQAPKVTASVGSAPSAAQTPAKTAAPAQAQRQPAPDTSADPWSRAVEQTPGVWALGSESNVGKYPGAADNGRDEESTGAAAPVYPPAAAQPPHPDGPATEGQPSSAPGGPVPGWSAPGEGAPNWNAPAESGPETAERGAPELERAYAMASAPAAASHDYGAPTTQGVRPPSVTAAADAAPVRVPVFASGPGPAVQAGPAVQAGPSVQAGPSVQAGPSVAAARTAAPAPSPETPARGKLSLYQRLSNSPEAEAGRAKAPARSIEEPAPYVQDIPSADDETIEESGVFGRAAVERILGGKLIEERSLDGSPLMPRF